The following is a genomic window from Candidatus Binataceae bacterium.
CAGCAGCAGGCCGCGCTCGACAAGTTGCGCAATGTGGATCCGAGCCGTATCCGCGCGATCATGGTCGACACCTGCATCAAGATCTACACGGCGGACGAACTCTCGGGCATGGCGAAGTTCTACAATTCGCCCGTCGGCAAGGCGGTCCTCAAGAAATCGCCGGATTTCGACAGAACTCTCACGGCCGGCATTCAGGCGGAAGCGCAGCGCGTGCTGGGTCAGTAATTACGGTCTCGGCGATGCCAGGCGCGCCATGCGATGGCGGGGCTCTCGCTGCTCGCCCGCAATCTCCTGGATGAGCTTCCGGAGGATTGCATCCGCGAAATCCTCGTAACGGTCGATCGCGATGACGAAGGCGCCG
Proteins encoded in this region:
- a CDS encoding DUF2059 domain-containing protein; this translates as QQQAALDKLRNVDPSRIRAIMVDTCIKIYTADELSGMAKFYNSPVGKAVLKKSPDFDRTLTAGIQAEAQRVLGQ